The following coding sequences lie in one Rhodohalobacter barkolensis genomic window:
- a CDS encoding type IV pilus twitching motility protein PilT has translation MSTSISFKPIREICGKIVSQIPESKKGLEYHAAIGDMVNNLPEEERKTLRKSLNAFLVYMEKIEASDIDIGGHGCSGKIWYRVFGKKSPLKMEAELPIGETDVLLHNALTQTQRDQLLNKKSLDFSYTIETDGNRNRRYRANMYMDLEALALNMRKIDTEIRPFKTLGVHPEIAKALSLKYYKYGLTLVTGITGSGKSSTLDTIIDANNRTVDAHIVVIASPVELIHNPIRSVIRHREVGRDVTSFKDGAIQALRQDPDVIVIGELRDPETITTTLEITDSGHKTFGTLHTSSAMESIERILGEVPTEEQDRVRNRLADVLTCVISQKLVSSLDGKRVLAKEVLLVTPSIRAAIRNNNVNEIYQMLNEGSELGMNTMEQDLKRLYDEGRISKEEAFNNANNKKRIQQLFNELD, from the coding sequence ATGAGTACATCGATATCTTTTAAACCTATCCGGGAAATTTGCGGAAAAATTGTATCTCAGATACCCGAATCAAAAAAAGGATTAGAGTATCACGCGGCTATTGGCGATATGGTTAACAACCTGCCGGAAGAGGAGAGAAAGACCCTTAGAAAATCCCTCAATGCATTTCTGGTTTACATGGAAAAAATTGAGGCCTCCGATATCGATATTGGAGGTCATGGCTGTTCAGGTAAAATCTGGTACAGGGTTTTTGGTAAAAAATCTCCGTTAAAGATGGAGGCTGAGTTACCCATCGGAGAGACTGACGTTCTTCTTCACAATGCTCTTACTCAAACTCAGCGCGACCAGCTGCTGAACAAAAAGAGTCTCGACTTTTCCTATACGATTGAAACGGACGGTAACAGAAACCGCCGTTACCGTGCTAATATGTATATGGATCTGGAGGCCCTGGCGCTTAATATGCGTAAGATCGACACCGAAATCAGACCGTTTAAAACACTCGGTGTCCATCCCGAAATTGCAAAAGCTCTGAGTCTCAAGTATTACAAATATGGACTGACACTGGTTACTGGTATAACCGGTTCAGGTAAATCCAGTACACTGGATACAATTATTGATGCGAATAACCGAACCGTAGATGCTCACATTGTTGTCATCGCCTCTCCGGTTGAATTGATTCACAACCCAATACGCAGCGTGATCAGGCACAGGGAAGTAGGACGGGATGTAACGTCATTTAAAGATGGAGCCATACAGGCACTGCGTCAGGATCCGGATGTTATTGTGATTGGTGAGCTTCGTGATCCGGAAACCATTACCACTACTCTTGAAATTACAGACTCCGGACACAAAACTTTTGGTACGCTTCACACCTCCTCGGCTATGGAAAGTATTGAGCGTATATTGGGTGAGGTGCCAACTGAGGAACAGGATCGGGTAAGAAATCGACTTGCAGATGTTTTGACTTGTGTTATCAGTCAAAAACTCGTATCAAGCCTTGATGGAAAACGTGTTTTGGCCAAGGAGGTACTGTTGGTAACTCCCTCAATTCGGGCAGCGATTCGAAATAATAACGTAAATGAAATTTATCAGATGCTGAATGAGGGAAGTGAACTGGGCATGAACACCATGGAGCAGGATTTGAAACGGCTCTATGATGAAGGCCGCATTTCCAAAGAAGAAGCATTTAATAACGCAAACAACAAAAAACGGATTCAACAACTTTTCAACGAGTTGGATTAG
- a CDS encoding Crp/Fnr family transcriptional regulator, with translation MTRSDSNKLNMMPLYMRNLLKDPPHLLKNFHYEDVLSFLELGNEERFLRGETIVNEHDRVQTAYLVGEGKVGVWKDEIQLAVLDEGSFIGETFLFSKQNRMAKVVCEENAILLAFQRYDVLNYFRRRPEKLFNIFTKNIIEIQQKKIENMNIQLLNLKKRLLGNESWK, from the coding sequence ATGACCAGATCGGACAGTAACAAACTAAATATGATGCCACTTTATATGCGGAATTTATTAAAGGATCCGCCGCATCTTTTAAAAAATTTCCACTATGAGGATGTTCTATCATTTTTGGAACTGGGGAATGAAGAGCGATTCCTCCGGGGTGAAACGATTGTGAATGAACATGATCGGGTTCAGACGGCCTATCTGGTTGGTGAGGGGAAAGTTGGTGTGTGGAAAGATGAAATTCAGCTTGCTGTGCTGGATGAAGGCAGTTTTATAGGGGAAACATTTCTTTTTAGTAAACAGAACCGAATGGCAAAAGTAGTATGTGAAGAGAATGCCATTTTGCTGGCTTTTCAGAGATATGATGTGCTAAACTATTTCAGACGACGTCCGGAAAAGCTTTTTAACATTTTCACGAAGAATATTATTGAAATACAGCAGAAGAAAATTGAAAATATGAACATCCAGCTTTTGAATTTGAAAAAGAGGCTTTTGGGGAATGAAAGCTGGAAGTAA